A stretch of the Enterobacter mori genome encodes the following:
- the ytfT gene encoding galactofuranose ABC transporter, ATP-binding protein YtfT: MMPRSLSQTGEPKRRFSWPTGTPQIAALLVVLLVDSLVAPHFFQVIVQDGRLFGSPIDILNRAAPVALLAIGMTLVIATGGIDLSVGAVMAIAGATAASMTVAGHSLPVVLLAALGSGVLAGLWNGILVAVLKIQPFVATLILMVAGRGVAQLITSGQIVTFNSPSLAWLGSGNLLFFPTPVIIALVTLVVFWLLTRKTALGMFIEAVGINIRAARNAGVNTRLMVMLTYVLSGVCAAIAGVIVAADIRGADANNAGLWLELDAILAVVIGGGSLMGGRFNLLLSVVGALIIQGMNTGILLSGFQPELNQVVKAVVVLCVLIVQSPRFVSIIKGIRGHDKT, translated from the coding sequence GCTGGTGGTACTGCTGGTGGATAGCCTGGTCGCGCCGCATTTCTTCCAGGTAATCGTGCAGGATGGCCGCCTGTTTGGCAGTCCGATCGATATTTTAAACCGCGCCGCACCCGTCGCGCTGCTGGCGATTGGTATGACGCTGGTGATCGCCACCGGCGGGATTGACCTCTCCGTCGGCGCGGTCATGGCGATTGCCGGAGCCACCGCCGCCTCGATGACCGTCGCCGGGCATAGCCTGCCGGTGGTGCTGCTGGCCGCACTGGGCTCCGGGGTATTAGCCGGGCTCTGGAACGGTATTCTGGTAGCGGTTCTCAAAATTCAGCCCTTTGTTGCCACCCTGATCCTGATGGTGGCCGGGCGCGGCGTGGCGCAGCTGATCACCTCCGGGCAGATTGTCACCTTTAACTCCCCGAGCCTGGCGTGGCTCGGTAGCGGCAACCTTCTGTTCTTCCCGACGCCGGTGATTATTGCTCTGGTCACGTTAGTGGTGTTCTGGCTTTTGACCCGTAAAACGGCGCTCGGCATGTTTATTGAAGCGGTGGGGATCAACATCCGCGCCGCGCGCAACGCCGGGGTCAACACCCGCTTGATGGTGATGCTGACCTACGTGCTGAGCGGCGTCTGCGCCGCCATTGCCGGGGTCATCGTCGCGGCGGATATTCGCGGGGCCGATGCTAACAACGCGGGGCTCTGGCTGGAGCTGGACGCGATCCTCGCGGTGGTGATCGGCGGTGGGTCGCTGATGGGCGGACGCTTTAACCTGCTGCTCTCGGTAGTGGGGGCGCTGATCATTCAGGGCATGAACACGGGCATCCTGCTCTCGGGATTTCAGCCGGAACTCAACCAGGTGGTGAAAGCGGTGGTCGTGCTCTGCGTGCTGATCGTCCAGTCGCCGCGCTTTGTCAGCATCATTAAGGGGATCCGTGGCCATGATAAAACGTAA
- the yjfF gene encoding galactofuranose ABC transporter, permease protein YjfF: MIKRNLPLMITLGVFVLGYLYCLTQFPGFASTRVICNILTDNAFLGIIAVGMTFVILSGGIDLSVGSVIAFTGVFLAKAIGFWGISPLVAFPLVLAMGCAFGAFMGLLIDALKIPAFIITLAGMFFLRGVSYLVSEESIPINHPIYDTLSSLAWKIPGGGRLSAMGLLMLGVVVIGIFLAHRTRFGNQVYAIGGSATSANLMGISTRSTTIRIYMLSTGLATLAGIVFSVYTQAGYALAGVGVELDAIASVVIGGTLLSGGVGTVLGTLFGVAIQGLIQTYINFDGTLSSWWTKIAIGILLFIFIALQRGLTVLWENRQSSPVTRV, encoded by the coding sequence ATGATAAAACGTAATTTGCCGTTAATGATCACGCTGGGCGTGTTTGTGCTGGGGTATCTCTACTGCCTCACCCAATTTCCTGGTTTCGCCTCCACGCGTGTGATTTGCAACATTCTGACGGATAACGCCTTTTTAGGTATCATCGCCGTCGGGATGACCTTTGTGATCCTCTCCGGTGGGATCGATCTTTCCGTCGGCTCGGTGATCGCGTTTACGGGCGTTTTCCTCGCGAAGGCCATTGGGTTCTGGGGCATCTCTCCGCTGGTGGCATTCCCGCTGGTGCTGGCGATGGGCTGCGCGTTTGGTGCCTTTATGGGGCTGCTGATCGACGCGCTGAAAATTCCTGCCTTTATCATCACCCTCGCCGGGATGTTCTTCCTGCGCGGCGTGAGCTATCTGGTGTCGGAAGAGTCAATTCCGATTAACCATCCCATCTACGACACGCTCTCCAGCCTGGCGTGGAAAATCCCCGGCGGCGGCCGCCTGAGCGCGATGGGGCTGCTGATGCTGGGCGTGGTGGTGATTGGCATCTTCCTCGCCCATCGTACCCGGTTCGGCAATCAGGTTTACGCCATTGGCGGCAGCGCCACCTCGGCAAACCTGATGGGCATTTCGACCCGCAGCACTACCATCCGCATCTATATGCTTTCAACGGGGCTGGCAACGCTGGCGGGTATCGTCTTCTCTGTGTATACCCAGGCCGGTTACGCACTGGCGGGCGTGGGTGTTGAGCTGGATGCCATCGCCTCGGTGGTGATTGGCGGTACGCTGCTGAGTGGCGGGGTGGGAACGGTGCTGGGCACGCTGTTCGGCGTGGCGATCCAGGGGCTGATTCAGACCTACATTAACTTCGACGGCACGCTCAGCTCGTGGTGGACCAAGATCGCCATCGGCATTTTGCTGTTTATTTTTATTGCCCTGCAGCGCGGTCTGACGGTGCTCTGGGAGAATCGTCAGAGTTCGCCTGTAACACGTGTATAA